In Geotalea uraniireducens, one genomic interval encodes:
- a CDS encoding SPFH domain-containing protein: MPGIVIFVVLLVLVAATLFAGVKTVPQGQEWLVERLGKYHATLKPGLNFIIPYIDAVAYRVSTKGDVLAVGAQEVITKDNAVIITNAVAFIKVVDPIKAVYEIQNYEIAIQNLVMTSLRAIIGQMDLNNALSEREQIKAKLQDGIAKEVATWGIYVQSVEIQDIKPSPSMQQAMEQQASADRFKQATILEAEGKREAMIREAEGKLEAAKREAEAQIRLAEASAKAIGDISAAIRDRDLPAVFLLGDRYINTLQKIAQSPNAKMVVLPADLPAAIRGILGKP, translated from the coding sequence ATGCCGGGTATTGTGATTTTCGTTGTACTGCTGGTGCTGGTGGCGGCAACCCTGTTCGCCGGGGTGAAGACCGTTCCCCAGGGGCAGGAATGGCTGGTGGAGCGGCTTGGCAAGTACCACGCCACCCTCAAGCCGGGCCTCAATTTTATCATTCCCTATATCGATGCCGTTGCCTATCGGGTGTCGACCAAGGGGGACGTGCTGGCGGTCGGTGCTCAGGAGGTGATCACCAAGGACAATGCGGTCATCATCACCAACGCCGTGGCTTTCATCAAGGTCGTCGATCCGATCAAGGCCGTCTATGAAATCCAGAATTATGAAATCGCCATTCAGAACCTGGTGATGACCTCACTGCGGGCGATCATCGGCCAGATGGACCTGAACAATGCCCTTTCCGAGCGGGAGCAGATCAAAGCCAAACTCCAGGACGGGATCGCCAAGGAGGTTGCCACCTGGGGGATTTACGTCCAGTCGGTCGAGATTCAGGATATCAAACCGTCGCCATCGATGCAGCAGGCCATGGAGCAGCAAGCGAGCGCCGATCGCTTCAAGCAGGCGACCATTCTCGAGGCGGAAGGCAAGAGGGAAGCGATGATCCGTGAGGCGGAAGGAAAACTGGAAGCCGCCAAGCGCGAGGCGGAGGCCCAGATCCGGCTGGCCGAGGCGTCGGCCAAAGCCATTGGCGACATCAGCGCCGCCATCCGCGACCGGGATCTCCCGGCTGTCTTTCTCCTTGGCGACCGCTATATCAATACCCTCCAAAAGATTGCCCAGTCGCCGAACGCCAAGATGGTGGTGCTTCCGGCCGATCTTCCTGCCGCTATCCGCGGCATTCTCGGCAAGCCCTGA